In a single window of the Desulfovibrio mangrovi genome:
- a CDS encoding phenylacetate--CoA ligase family protein, translating into MDSSMDSNNSFHSPVENASPEARAAWQFEKIMHVAGKAAEASGEFRSRLAAAAIDLRDIRTLDDFARIPVLRKKNLLGLQQEKGLDWLLTAAPGNLSRIYQSPGPLYDPEGREQDYWGWTEGFRAAGFRTGDLVQMTFSYHLTPAGLMLEEPLREIGCAVIPAGPGNTPAQAQLMTSLPVTGFVGMTSYLKVIAEHARNAGLDLRKDFNLRVAFVAAERLPESLRSEVEEAFGMRVRQGYGTADVGCIAYECAELGGMHLSSRCHVEICDPHTGQPLPMGETGEVVVTPHTLSYPLVRFATGDLSRMVDTPCTCGRTAPKLAGILGRVDDTAKVKGQFIYPAQVAEVVRTFPQIARHQVVITNDKGSDWLQLFLQLDGPLDHAEFIAAFTGKIKLRPALHVLSGGEALPEDCPPLVDKRTYE; encoded by the coding sequence CGCATCCCCGGAAGCGCGGGCTGCGTGGCAATTCGAAAAAATCATGCACGTGGCAGGCAAGGCGGCGGAAGCCTCCGGGGAATTCCGTTCCCGCCTTGCCGCTGCGGCTATTGATCTGCGCGACATACGCACGCTGGACGATTTTGCGCGCATTCCCGTGCTGCGCAAGAAGAATCTGCTCGGTCTGCAGCAGGAAAAAGGGCTGGACTGGCTGCTCACAGCCGCCCCCGGCAACCTGAGCCGCATCTACCAGTCCCCCGGCCCCCTATACGACCCTGAAGGCAGGGAGCAGGATTACTGGGGCTGGACAGAGGGCTTTCGCGCCGCAGGTTTCCGCACCGGCGATCTGGTACAGATGACCTTCAGCTACCATCTCACCCCTGCGGGGCTGATGCTGGAAGAGCCGCTGCGCGAAATCGGCTGCGCGGTCATCCCCGCAGGTCCCGGCAACACGCCCGCGCAGGCGCAGCTCATGACCTCATTGCCGGTAACCGGCTTCGTCGGCATGACCAGCTACCTGAAGGTCATTGCCGAACACGCCCGCAACGCGGGGCTGGACCTCAGAAAGGACTTCAATCTCAGGGTGGCTTTCGTGGCAGCGGAGCGCCTGCCAGAAAGCCTGCGCAGCGAGGTGGAGGAAGCCTTTGGCATGCGCGTCCGTCAGGGCTACGGCACGGCGGACGTGGGCTGCATAGCCTATGAATGCGCCGAACTTGGCGGCATGCATCTTTCCAGCCGCTGCCATGTGGAAATCTGCGACCCGCATACGGGGCAGCCCCTGCCCATGGGCGAAACCGGCGAAGTGGTGGTTACTCCCCACACCCTGTCCTACCCTCTGGTCCGCTTTGCCACGGGCGACCTCTCCCGCATGGTGGACACTCCCTGTACCTGCGGACGCACCGCCCCCAAACTTGCGGGCATTCTGGGCCGCGTGGACGATACGGCCAAGGTAAAGGGCCAGTTCATCTACCCCGCGCAGGTTGCGGAAGTGGTCAGGACCTTCCCGCAGATTGCGCGGCATCAGGTTGTCATCACCAACGACAAGGGCAGCGACTGGCTGCAACTTTTCTTGCAGCTTGACGGCCCGCTTGATCATGCCGAATTCATTGCCGCTTTCACGGGCAAGATCAAACTGCGCCCCGCCCTGCATGTCCTTTCCGGCGGTGAAGCGCTGCCGGAGGACTGCCCCCCGCTTGTGGATAAACGGACTTACGAGTAG
- a CDS encoding sigma-54-dependent transcriptional regulator: MIKSTFPSNPVLLVDDEETWLRSFSLALKSAGIDNILCCNDSREVASILETTPVEVIAADLAMPNVTGEDLIRLVTAQHPDIPILVITGMSQVEKAVQCVKLGAFDFFVKTYDKSSLVSGIRHAIQIRELKRENTSLRTRFLDDRLETPEAFAHIVTANAAMRSIFKYIEAIAESSQPLLITGESGVGKELIAGAVHSLSGRKGEFVTVNVAGLDDNIFADTLFGHKKGAFTGADQARSGLVVNAQGGTLFLDEIGDLSQASQLKLLRLVQEREYMPLGSDLIRKTDARIIAATNIDPAATDSPLRRDLYFRLKAHHVHIPPLRERKDDIPLLVEHIIRNACHPERAQGRQPLRAIPKLPPELLPMLMAYDFPGNIRELQFLIIDAISCSTGGTLNLDRIRRHLGNPEGRGMILPPQGTSDGTGITGIEKVAFGPVLPTLKEVCAELVGEAMRRSDGNQALAASALGVSRQALNKRLHNMNGQDE, from the coding sequence ATGATCAAGAGCACCTTTCCGAGCAACCCCGTCCTGCTCGTTGATGATGAAGAAACGTGGTTGCGCTCGTTTTCGCTGGCGCTCAAGTCCGCCGGCATAGACAACATTCTCTGCTGCAACGACAGCCGCGAGGTGGCGTCCATTCTGGAAACCACGCCCGTGGAGGTCATTGCCGCAGACCTTGCCATGCCCAACGTCACGGGTGAGGATCTCATCCGGCTGGTCACGGCGCAGCACCCCGACATTCCCATTCTGGTCATCACCGGCATGAGTCAGGTGGAAAAGGCCGTGCAATGCGTCAAACTCGGGGCCTTCGACTTCTTCGTCAAAACCTACGACAAGAGCAGCCTCGTTTCCGGCATCCGCCACGCCATCCAGATTCGCGAACTGAAGCGCGAAAACACCTCGCTGCGCACCCGCTTTCTGGACGACAGACTGGAAACGCCGGAAGCCTTTGCCCACATCGTCACGGCCAATGCGGCCATGCGCTCCATTTTCAAATACATCGAGGCCATTGCGGAATCCTCCCAGCCCCTGCTCATCACGGGCGAAAGCGGCGTAGGCAAGGAGCTCATCGCAGGCGCAGTCCACAGCCTGAGCGGCCGCAAGGGCGAATTCGTCACCGTGAACGTTGCCGGTCTGGACGACAACATCTTTGCGGACACCCTGTTCGGGCACAAGAAAGGGGCCTTTACCGGCGCCGATCAGGCCCGCTCCGGCCTTGTGGTGAACGCGCAGGGCGGTACGTTGTTTCTGGACGAGATAGGCGATCTTTCGCAGGCATCGCAGCTCAAGCTGCTGCGGCTCGTGCAGGAACGCGAATACATGCCGCTGGGCTCGGACCTCATCCGCAAGACGGATGCCCGCATCATCGCCGCCACCAACATCGATCCCGCCGCTACGGACTCTCCGCTGCGCCGCGACCTCTATTTCCGCCTGAAGGCCCACCACGTGCACATTCCGCCGCTACGCGAGCGCAAGGACGATATTCCCCTGCTGGTGGAGCACATCATACGCAACGCCTGCCACCCGGAACGCGCACAGGGCAGGCAGCCGTTGCGGGCGATTCCCAAGCTGCCGCCGGAACTGCTGCCCATGCTCATGGCTTACGATTTTCCCGGCAACATCCGTGAACTGCAGTTCCTGATCATCGACGCCATCAGCTGCTCCACGGGCGGCACGCTCAATTTGGACCGCATCCGCCGCCATCTGGGTAATCCGGAAGGCAGAGGCATGATACTGCCGCCTCAAGGAACGTCTGACGGTACAGGCATCACAGGTATTGAAAAGGTCGCGTTCGGCCCCGTGCTGCCAACCCTGAAGGAAGTATGCGCCGAGCTGGTCGGCGAGGCCATGCGACGTAGCGACGGCAATCAGGCGCTGGCGGCATCGGCCCTCGGCGTATCCCGTCAAGCCCTGAACAAGCGGCTGCATAACATGAACGGACAGGACGAGTAG